From one Physeter macrocephalus isolate SW-GA chromosome 18, ASM283717v5, whole genome shotgun sequence genomic stretch:
- the LOC102995798 gene encoding LOW QUALITY PROTEIN: translation initiation factor IF-2 (The sequence of the model RefSeq protein was modified relative to this genomic sequence to represent the inferred CDS: inserted 1 base in 1 codon; deleted 4 bases in 2 codons; substituted 1 base at 1 genomic stop codon) — MPSPCPPARRRPPRRMTRRPRAPGWPGVRRSGLAHGPARPPCRAIGPAAAAASGSPLRPHACSTHARPTRLESPARPPIPAALPALNTHARPTRLWALLPPPRRAWAPPEDIRCTRCPLRASRRAMLSELRARPAPLLLLASVLSETLAAKGDHISFVIGPFRPRVGPPSDPEPRGRSLHRGAPESVEPAMAQRGELGIRVVNAAGPLPRHLLSETSRRARLGWPRQRCCAYRALLAPCPGLLGLXTTXPIRVACVHARACPLFLCFAASSSSSSQYAGYWD, encoded by the exons ATGCCGAGCCCGTGTCCCCCCGCGCGACGCCGACCGCCCCGCCGCATGACGCGGCGGCCACGGGCTCCTGGGTGGCCCGGCGTGCGGCGCTCCGGGCTTGCGCACGGCCCGGCGCGGCCTCCCTGCAGGGCGATCGGCCCCGCCGCAGCTGCAGCTAGTGGGAGCCCGCTGCGGCCGCACGCGTGTAGTACGCACGCGCGCCCCACGCGCCTCGAGTCTCCCGCGCGCCCGCCGATCCCGGCCGCGCTGCCGGCGCTTAACACGCACGCGCGCCCCACGCGGCTCTGGGCCCTCTTGCCCCCGCCTCGCCGGGCCTGGGCGCCTCCA GAAGATATTAGATGTACCCGCTGCCCGCTCCGCGCGAGCCGTCGTGCAATGCTATCCGAGCTCCGCGCGCGCCCcgcgcccctcctcctcctcgcgtCCGTCCTCTCTGAAACCTTGGCAGCGAAGGGGGATCACATTTCCTTTGTCATCGGGCCATTTCGCCCTCGCGTTGGT CCCCCCTCCGATCCCGAGCCGCGGGGACGGAGCCTCCACCGGGGCGCGCCGGAATCAGTGGAACCGGCAATGGCCCAGCGCGGTGAGCTCGGGATCCGCGTGGTCAACGCCGCCGGCCCGCTCCCGCGTCATCTTCTTTCTGAAACGAGTCGCCGAGCAAGACTCGGGTGGCCCCGGCAGCGCTGCTGCGCCTACCGGGCTTTGCTCGCGCCTTGC CCTGGCCTCCTGGGGCTTTGAACAA CCCCAATTCGGGTTGCCTGCGTGCACGCGCGCGCGTGCCCCCTCTTTCTCTGCTTTgccgcctcttcctcctcctcctctcagtACGCTGGATATTGGGACTGA